In Aequorivita sp. H23M31, a single window of DNA contains:
- a CDS encoding CusA/CzcA family heavy metal efflux RND transporter, which translates to MLSKIIHFSIKNKLIIGLFTMALIIFGIFSITRISIGAVPDITNNQVQVITTSRNLSTEDMEQFITYPVELEMANLPGVLEIRSISRFGLSVVTIVFEEDMGMYLPRQLIAEKIQSAAEKIPEGFGTPEMGPITTGLGEIYQYVLDVEPEFKDKYSLTDLRTIQDWIIKRQLSGIPGVVEVNTWGGNLKQYEVAINTNKLNAMGITAGEIYTALEKNNSISGGGYIEKSNQAYFIRGEGLVTSLEDIGNISVRNQDGLPIYIKDVAKVQFGSAMRFGAITGNGEGEKVLGQIMMIKGGHSDKVIDAVQKRVEEISSSLPEGVYINPFLDRSILIEKTTHTVAENLIIGILIVIFVVVLLLGNWRSGLVVASVIPLSLLFTLSMMYLFKIDANLMSLGAIDFGIIIDGAVIIVEFVAFQINKKVLQLNSLSTSDRRVAQENITEEGTTKMMNAAVFGQLIILIVFIPILSLSGVEGKMFRPMALTFSFAMLGTMLLCFTYVPVAASMFLKPTKVSPKNISVRIMDFLNRLYDPIIRWALRARGLVIGIAVIMLIVTGFIFSTMGSEFIPTLDEGDFVIQPVLKTGTSLTNTIEITTQIEKILIEKFPDEVNQVVTRIGAAEVPTDPMSMEETDVIITLHPIKEWKKAKTKNELAAEFEEALAVIPGMEVEFSQPIEMRFNELITGVRADIAIKIFGDDLDILDKKGHEIKNLIEGVAGADDIIVEKVAGLPEMKVKFDRAKIGRYGLNIEELNQMIAMGFAGRAAGSVFEGEKRFDLVMRLEEGHRNDISNLQNLYVDTPSGDKIPLRELAEITYSKGAAQISRDDTKRRIVVGVNVRNRDLQSVVDDVQKLINENIKLPVGYTIDYGGQFENLQSAKQRLFVAVPVALLLIFVMLYFAFNSVKEALMIYSAIPLAAVGGVFLLWIRGMPFSISAGVGFIALFGVAVLNGIILIEHFKELKKEGMKDRHQLIIQGSKDRLRAVLLTASSTALGFLPMAISTNAGAEVQRPLATVVIGGMITAFILTLVVLPVLYSIFDSDKKKDNPIKLGKTIPTVLLILFFGFSGMSQENPKTLEELQQMALENNLGLKASGLQKDQAEALIGSAFGFDKTHIFYEYDENNIAPNNLPLDVYGVQQDILFPTVYFAERKVNRSQFEMQSSQHELQILRTKGMVAAAYYQFQYESNREEVYRKLDSLYQNFAHSAQRRFELGETNYLEKITARAKQRKLETDYLQSQEDVKIALEQLQIIVQTKDSLGLERLPMEKLNLNLETPASHPGREYYQNQKEVFHAKRSLEKQHLLPDISFSYSLGSNPSLNENLYKYQIGLKIPIFFSGSASRIKASKLAVEISEQQAEDFSLQLNSKRTKLMSELFKYEEALRYYEEEGKTLSDEILKTALGSFKNGEIDFFQYIQSLENVYEIELQYLENLNKYNQTVVAINYLTL; encoded by the coding sequence ATGCTATCAAAAATTATTCATTTCAGTATAAAGAATAAACTGATTATTGGGCTCTTCACAATGGCGCTTATCATCTTCGGAATATTCTCAATCACCCGTATTTCCATTGGGGCGGTTCCCGATATTACCAATAATCAGGTGCAGGTAATTACCACCTCCCGCAATCTTTCAACGGAAGATATGGAACAGTTTATTACCTATCCCGTGGAGCTCGAAATGGCGAACCTGCCCGGAGTTTTGGAGATACGTTCCATTTCCCGATTCGGCCTTTCAGTGGTGACCATCGTCTTTGAGGAGGATATGGGAATGTACCTTCCTCGCCAACTCATTGCCGAAAAGATACAATCCGCTGCCGAGAAAATCCCGGAAGGTTTTGGTACGCCGGAAATGGGACCCATCACCACAGGTCTTGGTGAAATCTATCAATATGTTTTGGACGTAGAACCTGAATTTAAGGATAAGTATTCGCTGACAGATCTGCGTACTATTCAGGATTGGATCATAAAAAGACAACTTTCCGGAATTCCCGGGGTAGTGGAGGTGAACACTTGGGGCGGAAATCTAAAGCAATATGAGGTTGCCATCAATACCAATAAGCTTAACGCGATGGGCATTACCGCTGGAGAAATTTATACTGCTCTTGAAAAGAACAACAGTATTTCTGGGGGTGGCTATATTGAAAAAAGCAATCAGGCCTATTTTATTCGAGGCGAAGGATTGGTGACTTCCTTGGAAGATATCGGGAATATTTCCGTACGGAATCAAGATGGTCTTCCCATTTATATTAAGGATGTTGCCAAAGTGCAGTTTGGAAGTGCGATGCGTTTTGGGGCAATTACCGGAAATGGTGAAGGCGAAAAAGTACTCGGACAAATAATGATGATCAAGGGCGGCCATTCCGACAAGGTGATCGATGCCGTTCAAAAAAGAGTGGAGGAAATTTCCTCTTCCTTGCCAGAAGGCGTGTATATAAACCCATTTTTGGACAGAAGCATACTGATTGAAAAAACCACACACACCGTTGCAGAAAACCTGATTATAGGAATCCTGATCGTGATTTTTGTTGTGGTGCTTCTATTGGGGAACTGGCGTTCTGGATTGGTAGTAGCATCGGTGATTCCGCTGTCGTTGCTGTTTACTCTTTCAATGATGTATCTGTTTAAAATAGATGCGAATTTGATGAGTTTGGGCGCAATCGACTTTGGGATTATTATTGACGGCGCGGTGATTATTGTGGAGTTTGTCGCCTTCCAGATCAACAAAAAAGTACTGCAATTAAATTCCCTTTCCACAAGTGATAGGAGGGTAGCTCAGGAGAATATTACCGAAGAGGGAACCACAAAAATGATGAATGCCGCCGTTTTTGGACAGCTGATTATTCTGATTGTATTTATCCCAATTCTATCCTTGAGCGGGGTGGAAGGTAAAATGTTCCGTCCGATGGCCCTGACCTTCAGCTTTGCGATGCTGGGAACGATGTTGTTGTGTTTCACCTACGTTCCTGTAGCCGCGTCGATGTTTTTAAAACCTACGAAAGTTTCGCCCAAAAATATTTCAGTACGGATAATGGATTTCCTCAATAGGTTGTATGATCCAATAATCCGATGGGCCTTGCGCGCAAGAGGATTGGTAATCGGGATTGCAGTTATTATGCTGATAGTAACTGGATTTATTTTCTCTACTATGGGAAGTGAATTTATCCCCACCTTGGATGAAGGTGACTTTGTAATCCAACCCGTATTAAAAACAGGAACTTCCCTTACCAACACCATCGAAATAACTACTCAGATTGAGAAAATTCTAATCGAAAAATTCCCCGATGAGGTCAATCAAGTAGTCACTCGAATCGGTGCGGCAGAAGTGCCCACGGACCCAATGTCGATGGAAGAAACCGATGTCATCATCACCCTTCATCCTATCAAGGAATGGAAAAAAGCCAAAACAAAGAATGAACTGGCCGCTGAATTTGAGGAGGCGTTGGCAGTAATTCCCGGAATGGAAGTGGAATTCAGCCAACCCATCGAAATGCGTTTTAATGAGCTGATTACGGGCGTTCGCGCCGATATTGCCATTAAGATTTTTGGAGATGATTTGGATATCCTGGATAAAAAAGGTCACGAAATCAAAAACCTGATTGAAGGCGTAGCTGGGGCTGATGATATTATTGTGGAAAAAGTAGCTGGTTTGCCAGAAATGAAAGTCAAATTTGATCGTGCTAAAATCGGTCGTTATGGGTTGAACATAGAAGAACTAAACCAAATGATCGCAATGGGATTTGCAGGAAGAGCTGCAGGAAGTGTTTTTGAAGGAGAAAAGCGTTTTGATTTGGTAATGCGATTGGAAGAAGGACATAGAAATGATATTTCAAATCTTCAAAATTTATATGTGGATACGCCATCGGGTGATAAGATTCCTTTGAGGGAACTTGCAGAAATCACTTATTCCAAGGGTGCGGCACAGATTTCCAGGGACGACACCAAACGCAGAATCGTAGTAGGCGTAAATGTCCGAAACCGGGATTTACAAAGCGTAGTGGACGATGTGCAAAAATTGATAAACGAAAACATTAAGCTTCCCGTGGGTTATACCATCGATTATGGCGGTCAGTTTGAAAACCTGCAAAGCGCTAAACAACGATTGTTTGTGGCCGTTCCCGTTGCCTTGCTCCTCATTTTTGTGATGCTGTATTTCGCCTTTAACTCCGTTAAGGAAGCGCTGATGATTTACTCTGCGATTCCCCTGGCCGCGGTGGGTGGGGTATTTCTTCTCTGGATTCGGGGGATGCCTTTTAGTATTTCGGCAGGTGTTGGGTTTATTGCACTTTTTGGGGTGGCCGTGCTCAACGGAATTATCTTGATAGAACATTTTAAGGAACTTAAAAAAGAAGGAATGAAAGACAGGCACCAACTGATTATTCAAGGTTCCAAGGACAGGTTGCGGGCGGTATTGCTCACCGCTTCTTCAACCGCTTTGGGCTTTTTGCCGATGGCTATTTCCACAAATGCCGGTGCCGAGGTGCAACGTCCTTTGGCAACGGTAGTAATCGGTGGAATGATTACCGCATTTATTTTGACCTTAGTGGTTCTGCCCGTTTTGTACTCCATTTTTGATTCGGATAAAAAGAAAGATAATCCTATAAAGTTGGGAAAAACGATTCCCACAGTTCTTTTGATATTGTTTTTTGGATTTTCAGGAATGTCTCAGGAAAACCCAAAGACTTTGGAAGAATTGCAACAGATGGCACTGGAAAATAACTTGGGATTAAAAGCTTCAGGTCTACAAAAAGATCAGGCAGAAGCATTAATAGGAAGTGCTTTCGGTTTTGACAAGACGCATATATTTTATGAATACGACGAAAACAATATCGCGCCCAACAACCTTCCGCTGGATGTTTATGGAGTGCAGCAGGATATTCTTTTCCCTACGGTCTATTTCGCCGAAAGAAAAGTAAATCGAAGCCAATTTGAAATGCAAAGCAGCCAACACGAGCTTCAGATTCTAAGAACCAAAGGAATGGTAGCGGCGGCTTATTATCAGTTTCAATATGAAAGTAATCGGGAAGAAGTGTATCGGAAATTGGACAGTTTGTACCAAAACTTCGCCCATTCCGCCCAGCGACGCTTTGAACTTGGAGAAACTAATTATCTGGAGAAAATAACCGCCAGGGCCAAACAACGCAAATTGGAAACCGATTATCTTCAAAGTCAGGAGGATGTGAAAATTGCATTGGAACAACTGCAAATCATAGTGCAAACTAAAGATAGTTTAGGTCTTGAAAGACTTCCTATGGAAAAACTCAACCTCAATCTGGAAACGCCTGCTTCGCATCCGGGAAGAGAATATTATCAAAACCAAAAGGAAGTATTCCACGCAAAACGGAGTCTTGAAAAGCAGCACTTATTGCCCGATATCAGTTTTTCGTATTCCTTGGGAAGCAATCCATCTTTGAATGAAAATTTATATAAATATCAGATTGGATTAAAAATCCCCATATTCTTCAGCGGGAGTGCCTCAAGGATAAAAGCGTCCAAACTTGCTGTCGAAATCAGCGAGCAACAGGCGGAAGATTTCAGTCTTCAATTGAATTCGAAGAGGACAAAATTGATGAGCGAGCTTTTTAAATATGAAGAGGCCCTGCGATATTATGAAGAGGAAGGGAAAACGCTTTCCGATGAAATTTTAAAGACCGCCCTGGGAAGTTTTAAGAATGGAGAAATAGACTTTTTTCAATACATACAAAGCTTGGAAAATGTTTACGAGATCGAATTGCAATATCTCGAAAACCTAAACAAATACAATCAAACAGTAGTTGCCATCAACTATTTAACCTTATAA
- the upp gene encoding uracil phosphoribosyltransferase produces MIIHDFSKGNSLINQYIREVRDVNIQNDRMRFRRNVERIGEILSYEMSKMLDYSSQSVTTPLGEKIVNVPSSDIVLCSILRAGIPLHQGILNYFDGVENAFISAYRYHPDGGDKFEVHVKYLASPSIEGKTLILADPMLATGKTLENVLRALERHGTPKQIHIISIIGAKPGIELTDMIFPKNTYLWIAAVDNALNERGYIVPGLGDAGDLCYGPRLD; encoded by the coding sequence ATGATAATCCACGATTTTAGTAAAGGAAATTCCCTTATCAACCAATATATTCGGGAAGTACGCGACGTAAACATTCAGAATGACAGAATGCGTTTTAGACGGAACGTGGAGCGCATTGGAGAGATCTTGAGTTATGAAATGAGCAAGATGTTGGATTATAGTTCGCAGTCCGTTACTACCCCATTGGGCGAAAAAATTGTTAACGTTCCAAGTTCTGATATTGTGCTTTGCTCCATTCTTAGAGCCGGAATTCCTTTGCACCAAGGGATTTTAAATTATTTTGATGGCGTTGAAAATGCGTTTATTTCAGCTTACAGATACCATCCCGATGGAGGGGATAAATTTGAAGTTCACGTAAAGTATTTGGCATCTCCATCAATTGAAGGAAAAACACTGATCCTTGCAGACCCAATGCTTGCCACGGGAAAGACTTTGGAAAATGTGCTTCGTGCCCTAGAAAGACACGGAACTCCTAAACAAATTCATATTATCTCTATAATCGGTGCAAAACCTGGAATCGAACTTACGGATATGATCTTTCCAAAAAACACCTATCTTTGGATTGCAGCCGTGGACAATGCCCTTAATGAACGTGGATATATTGTTCCCGGACTCGGAGATGCCGGGGATCTTTGTT